One region of Gopherus evgoodei ecotype Sinaloan lineage chromosome 16, rGopEvg1_v1.p, whole genome shotgun sequence genomic DNA includes:
- the ST6GALNAC6 gene encoding alpha-N-acetylgalactosaminide alpha-2,6-sialyltransferase 6 isoform X3 yields MSNNTGQRTAIFVVLFALIMLLIIYSSNSGNEVFHYTALRGKSHRPPNFRKWGVKSGYLPIYGNKTLNSHCHQCVIITSSSHLLGSKLGSEIDQSECVIRMNDAPTTGYEADVGNRTTIRVVAHSSIYRVLKRPQEFVNKTPETILIFWGPPSKMQKSLLKILQHVSMSFPNLSAYVVSPGRMKQFDDLFRGETGKDREKSRSWLSTGWFTMVIAVELCDKVHVYGMVPPNYCSRRPQPGKMAYHYYEPKGPDECTTYIHNERSRKGNHHRFITEKWVFASWASLYNITFSHPAWD; encoded by the exons ATGAGTAACAACACG ggACAGCGCACTGCAATCTTCGTGGTTCTCTTTGCTTTGATCATGCTGCTGATCATCTACAGCTCGAACAGTGGGAACGAAGTTTTTCATTACACTGCCCTGCGGGGGAAATCCCACCGTCCCCCCAACTTCCGGAAATGGGGGGTGAAAAGTGGATACCTCCCCATCTATGGAAACAAG ACCCTGAATTCCCATTGCCACCAGTGTGTGATCATCACCAGCTCCAGCCACCTGCTTGGGAGCAAACTGGGCTCAGAGATTGACCAATCGGAGTGCGTCATCCGCATGAACGACGCCCCCACCACCGGCTACGAGGCAGACGTGGGCAACAGGACCACAATCCGGGTGGTGGCTCACTCCAGCATCTACAGGGTGCTGAAGAGGCCACAGGAGTTCGTCAACAAGACCCCGGAGACCATCCTCATCTTCTGGGGGCCACCCAGCAAGATGCAGAAGAGCCTGCTCAAGATCCTCCAGCACGTCAGCATGTCCTTCCCCAACTTGTCGGCCTACGTGGTCTCTCCCGGGCGCATGAAGCAGTTCGACGACTTGTTCCGGGGAGAGACCGGGAAGGACAG GGAGAAGTCCCGGTCGTGGCTGAGCACAGGCTGGTTCACCATGGTGATTGCCGTGGAGCTGTGTGACAAGGTGCATGTTTACGGGATGGTCCCCCCTAACTACTGCAG CAGGAGACCTCAGCCAGGCAAGATGGCATATCACTACTACGAGCCCAAGGGCCCGGACGAGTGCACCACCTACATCCACAATGAGCGCAGCCGCAAGGGCAACCACCACCGCTTCATCACAGAGAAATGGGTCTTTGCCAGCTGGGCCAGCCTCTACAACATCACCTTCTCCCACCCGGCCTGGGACTAG
- the ST6GALNAC6 gene encoding alpha-N-acetylgalactosaminide alpha-2,6-sialyltransferase 6 isoform X2 — MSNNTLGGRKPRFNASSPGDQQVSEKYVREQQGQRTAIFVVLFALIMLLIIYSSNSGNEVFHYTALRGKSHRPPNFRKWGVKSGYLPIYGNKTLNSHCHQCVIITSSSHLLGSKLGSEIDQSECVIRMNDAPTTGYEADVGNRTTIRVVAHSSIYRVLKRPQEFVNKTPETILIFWGPPSKMQKSLLKILQHVSMSFPNLSAYVVSPGRMKQFDDLFRGETGKDREKSRSWLSTGWFTMVIAVELCDKVHVYGMVPPNYCSRRPQPGKMAYHYYEPKGPDECTTYIHNERSRKGNHHRFITEKWVFASWASLYNITFSHPAWD, encoded by the exons ATGAGTAACAACACG ttgGGAGGGAGGAAGCCAAGATTCAACGCAAGTAGCCCTGGTGATCAGCAGGTATCAGAGAAATATGTGAGAGAACAACAG ggACAGCGCACTGCAATCTTCGTGGTTCTCTTTGCTTTGATCATGCTGCTGATCATCTACAGCTCGAACAGTGGGAACGAAGTTTTTCATTACACTGCCCTGCGGGGGAAATCCCACCGTCCCCCCAACTTCCGGAAATGGGGGGTGAAAAGTGGATACCTCCCCATCTATGGAAACAAG ACCCTGAATTCCCATTGCCACCAGTGTGTGATCATCACCAGCTCCAGCCACCTGCTTGGGAGCAAACTGGGCTCAGAGATTGACCAATCGGAGTGCGTCATCCGCATGAACGACGCCCCCACCACCGGCTACGAGGCAGACGTGGGCAACAGGACCACAATCCGGGTGGTGGCTCACTCCAGCATCTACAGGGTGCTGAAGAGGCCACAGGAGTTCGTCAACAAGACCCCGGAGACCATCCTCATCTTCTGGGGGCCACCCAGCAAGATGCAGAAGAGCCTGCTCAAGATCCTCCAGCACGTCAGCATGTCCTTCCCCAACTTGTCGGCCTACGTGGTCTCTCCCGGGCGCATGAAGCAGTTCGACGACTTGTTCCGGGGAGAGACCGGGAAGGACAG GGAGAAGTCCCGGTCGTGGCTGAGCACAGGCTGGTTCACCATGGTGATTGCCGTGGAGCTGTGTGACAAGGTGCATGTTTACGGGATGGTCCCCCCTAACTACTGCAG CAGGAGACCTCAGCCAGGCAAGATGGCATATCACTACTACGAGCCCAAGGGCCCGGACGAGTGCACCACCTACATCCACAATGAGCGCAGCCGCAAGGGCAACCACCACCGCTTCATCACAGAGAAATGGGTCTTTGCCAGCTGGGCCAGCCTCTACAACATCACCTTCTCCCACCCGGCCTGGGACTAG
- the ST6GALNAC6 gene encoding alpha-N-acetylgalactosaminide alpha-2,6-sialyltransferase 6 isoform X1 has translation MGKARTRVQEGYPQSFCTLGGRKPRFNASSPGDQQVSEKYVREQQGQRTAIFVVLFALIMLLIIYSSNSGNEVFHYTALRGKSHRPPNFRKWGVKSGYLPIYGNKTLNSHCHQCVIITSSSHLLGSKLGSEIDQSECVIRMNDAPTTGYEADVGNRTTIRVVAHSSIYRVLKRPQEFVNKTPETILIFWGPPSKMQKSLLKILQHVSMSFPNLSAYVVSPGRMKQFDDLFRGETGKDREKSRSWLSTGWFTMVIAVELCDKVHVYGMVPPNYCSRRPQPGKMAYHYYEPKGPDECTTYIHNERSRKGNHHRFITEKWVFASWASLYNITFSHPAWD, from the exons ATGGGGAAGGCAAGGACAAGGGTACAGGAAGGCTACCCACAGAGCTTTTGCACA ttgGGAGGGAGGAAGCCAAGATTCAACGCAAGTAGCCCTGGTGATCAGCAGGTATCAGAGAAATATGTGAGAGAACAACAG ggACAGCGCACTGCAATCTTCGTGGTTCTCTTTGCTTTGATCATGCTGCTGATCATCTACAGCTCGAACAGTGGGAACGAAGTTTTTCATTACACTGCCCTGCGGGGGAAATCCCACCGTCCCCCCAACTTCCGGAAATGGGGGGTGAAAAGTGGATACCTCCCCATCTATGGAAACAAG ACCCTGAATTCCCATTGCCACCAGTGTGTGATCATCACCAGCTCCAGCCACCTGCTTGGGAGCAAACTGGGCTCAGAGATTGACCAATCGGAGTGCGTCATCCGCATGAACGACGCCCCCACCACCGGCTACGAGGCAGACGTGGGCAACAGGACCACAATCCGGGTGGTGGCTCACTCCAGCATCTACAGGGTGCTGAAGAGGCCACAGGAGTTCGTCAACAAGACCCCGGAGACCATCCTCATCTTCTGGGGGCCACCCAGCAAGATGCAGAAGAGCCTGCTCAAGATCCTCCAGCACGTCAGCATGTCCTTCCCCAACTTGTCGGCCTACGTGGTCTCTCCCGGGCGCATGAAGCAGTTCGACGACTTGTTCCGGGGAGAGACCGGGAAGGACAG GGAGAAGTCCCGGTCGTGGCTGAGCACAGGCTGGTTCACCATGGTGATTGCCGTGGAGCTGTGTGACAAGGTGCATGTTTACGGGATGGTCCCCCCTAACTACTGCAG CAGGAGACCTCAGCCAGGCAAGATGGCATATCACTACTACGAGCCCAAGGGCCCGGACGAGTGCACCACCTACATCCACAATGAGCGCAGCCGCAAGGGCAACCACCACCGCTTCATCACAGAGAAATGGGTCTTTGCCAGCTGGGCCAGCCTCTACAACATCACCTTCTCCCACCCGGCCTGGGACTAG